One Pirellulales bacterium genomic window, GCCCCCTCCTCCATCGCCTGCCGCACCAGTCCGCGCATCTGATCCAGCTCGACCGCTGTCGGAGCGCGATCCTCGTAGCCCAAGGCGTGGATGCGCAGCGTGGTCGCGCCGACAAACGACGCCACGTTGCACGAAATGCCGCGGCCGACCAGGTATTCGAGATATTCGCCAAGCGTCGTCCAAGGAATCTGATACTTGATATCGGCCTGACCGTCGGCCATGTCCTTTTTCATGCGGGCGTTCAGGGGGCCCATCGACCAACCTTCGCCAAAGACCTCAAGCGTCACCCCTTGCCGGATGTCGCTCTGCGAGCGGCCGTCGTGCAACAGCGAGACCGTGGCCCAGGAGAGCATGTTGATAAAGCCAGGCGCCACGGCCATACCTCGCACGTCGACTTCACGTTTCGCCCGAGCGGTGCGCAGGTCTCCGACGGCGGCGATGCGATCACCGACGATCGCCACGTCCCCGACGCCCGGTTGATTGCCCGTCCCATCGTAGATCGTTCCCCCGCGTAAAATGACGTCGAACTGCGGAGCGTTAGTTGCCGCGCGGGGCGCCGCATCCGGACGAGTCTCGCGGCCTGCGGGGGGTTGCTCGGCACGCGTCACGGTTTGTGCGAGCAGCAGGAACGTCAGCGCCGGAAAGAGCCAGCGAGGCATAGCAATGATCCCTCTTCGGAAACCAGATAGAAGATATTCTTGCACTCGGCGAATCCTGGTACGAGTCCGCCCGCGCGCCGGAGCCACTATATCACGCCGGAATTCCGTTCGCGATTCGACAGACAGTCTGCGGGCGATTAAAGTCGTCAGCGGCGTGACGATCGCTCGTCCCGAACGCACGGAAACGCGACGCTCAGGAGATTACAAGACTATGCAACGATACTGGCGTCATGTGTTGTGGATGGCCGTGGCTGTCACGCTGATCGCCCCGGTGGTGGCCGATGAATTCGACGGTATTCGGGCGCGCATCCCCGTAGAGCTAGCCAAACGCGGCACGGCGTCGTTGGCAATTGCCGTGGCGCGCGACGGGAAGATCGTCTGGGAGCAAGGCTTCGGCTGGGCCGATCGCGAGAATCGCGTGCCGGCCACTGAGCACACGATGTATTCGCTGGCATCGATCTCGAAGCCTGTCACGGCTACCGGGTTGACTGTGCTCGCGCAGCGCGGCAAGGTCGATCTCGACAAACCGATCAACGACTACCTGGGCGAGGCGAAACTCGTAGCCCGGGTCGTGAACACAGCCGATGCGACCGTACGGCGCGTGGCCAATCATTCGGCCGGTTTGCCACTGCATTATCAGTTCTTTTACGCCGACGAGCCGTACCATCGTCCGTCGATGGACGAAACGATCCGCCGCTATGGCAATCTGATCACGCCGCCGGGCGAGCGCTATCAATACTCGAACCTGGGTTACGGCGTCATCGATTACGTCATCTCGCGCAGCGCGAGCAAGCCATTTGCCGACTTCATGCGCGAAGAGGTTTTCCTGCCACTCGGCCTGACGCACATGTCGGTTGACATCGGTGCGGGATTGGAGAAGTTTGCGGCCGTACGTTACGGAACGGACGGCTTGCCTATTCCGTTTTACGACTTCGACCATCCGGGGGCCTCGGCCATTTTCGCAAGCGCTCACGACCTGGTTCGCTTTGGCATGTTCCACGGGGGCGATCGACAGCCGGATCAAAAGGAGATCATTACCGACGAGTGGCGCAAGAAAATGCAGGAGCCCACGTTCGAAAGTGGCAAGAACCAGCATTACGGCATCGGCTGGGTTA contains:
- a CDS encoding serine hydrolase domain-containing protein encodes the protein MQRYWRHVLWMAVAVTLIAPVVADEFDGIRARIPVELAKRGTASLAIAVARDGKIVWEQGFGWADRENRVPATEHTMYSLASISKPVTATGLTVLAQRGKVDLDKPINDYLGEAKLVARVVNTADATVRRVANHSAGLPLHYQFFYADEPYHRPSMDETIRRYGNLITPPGERYQYSNLGYGVIDYVISRSASKPFADFMREEVFLPLGLTHMSVDIGAGLEKFAAVRYGTDGLPIPFYDFDHPGASAIFASAHDLVRFGMFHGGDRQPDQKEIITDEWRKKMQEPTFESGKNQHYGIGWVIDKDPQGETRVSHSGGMGGVNTLLTLVPAKHVVVVALANANSPLPFSLSKEILDILLPPPAGAEKKEEGLLFSAPSGDNAKELASLAGTWKGQVHTYERDLPITLTVQADGDVHVKIEGQLETLLDHPRFHDGWLRGRMNSDLRTDDTARTPYDLQLEVKLRDDSLVGSLIAMSRPGKRVGNALTHWIELRKSSDKE